The nucleotide window CGAGTTCTTCCCGGCCTTCGCGGTGCACGACAAGACCGAGGCGCTGGTGGCGTACGACGCGGTGCCCGCGCTGGTGCTCGCCGGGGAGAGCGATCTGATCACCCCGGCCGACCACAGCCGGACGATCGCCGAGGTGCTGCCCGACGCCGAGCTGGTGTGTGTCCCGGAGGCCGGGCACCTGGTGATGCTGGAGCGGCCCGAGCTGGTCAACGAGCATCTGGTGTCGCTGGTGGAGCGGGCGAGCGCGGCGGCCCGCAGCTCCCGGCACGCCCGCGCCTGAGCCACGCCCGGGTGGCCCGGCCGGCCCGCTCCACACCGCCGCCGGGCCCCCGACCAGGCATGATCCACTCGCCCGCCGGGCCCGCCCGGGACCCGGTCCGGGACCGCCCCCGCGTCCGGGCCGTACCATTTGCGGCATGAGCACCACCGGCGCGATGGCGCACGTAACCGTCAAGTCCCCCGACCAGATGCAGGAGTTGGGCCGTCGGCTGGCCCCGCTGCTGCGCCCCGGCGACCTGGTGCTGCTCACCGGTGAGCTGGGGGCCGGCAAGACCACGCTGACCCGCGGCCTGGGGGAGGGCCTGGGCGTGCGCGGCGCCGTCACCTCCCCCACGTTCGTCATCGCCCGGGTCCACCCCTCGCTGACCGGCGGCCCCGCGCTGGTGCATGTCGACGCCTACCGGCTCGGCGGCGGCCTGGACGAGATGGAGGACCTCGACCTCGATGTCTCGCTGCCGGAGTCGGTGGTGGTCGTGGAGTGGGGTGAGGGCAAGGTCGAGGAGCTCTCCGAGAACCGCCTCCAGGTGGTCATCGGGCGCGCCATGGGGAGCGACGGGGTGCCGGAGTCCGACGCGGACGATGTCCGTGAGGTGACGGTGACCGGCCTCGGCGCGCGCTGGGCGGAGGCCGGGCTGCCCGCGCTGGAGACCTGCTGACCGCGGGCGGACCGGATACCGCGGGGGTCGGACGAGCCGCAGGCCGGTAGTTTCCGACAAGCCGTCGGTAAGATGTTGCGTACCCGGTACCGGGCGTGGTGACATGGGGAGAGACCCCTAGTTAGGTCAGCCTAAGTAGCCAGCCTAGCTTCTGTCGCTTTGCCCCAGGAGCCCCGGGAGGCGTCCATGTCCGCCCACCAGCCCTCTCCCACGCCCGGCGGGCGCGGGAGTGCCGCCCTCGCGGCGGCCGGGCGCGCCGAGCACGAGGCGCGCGAGACGCCGACCATGGATGAACTGCTGGCGGCCTGCGCCGCGGCCAGCGCCGTCTCCACGCCCCCCGACGCCGCGGACGAAGCCCGCCGGAGCGACACCGCGGCGCCGGACGGCGAGCCACGGGAGCAGGGAGAGCCGGAGGGGGCGGACGGGTCCGGGACCGGACCGTTGTCCACCGGCGGCCGCGACGCGGCGTAGCCCGTAGGGGCGACACCACGGCGGCCCGGGTACCGCGCGGTCAGGGGACGACGACGACCTTGGTGCCGTGCAGCGCGAAGTCCCACATCGCCTTGCCGTCCTCGCGCGACTCACGGATGCCGCCGGTCTTCTTCCCCGCGCCCGGGTCGGGCCGCGAGCCGTCCACGGCGGCGCTGAAGCCGATCGTGACGCCGCTGACGCCGGCGAACCGCACGACGTGCTCGATCGCGATGCCGTCGGAGCCCATGACGCTCACCGACCGCGAGCCGACCGCGTAGGCGCCCCGCGGGGGGTTGACCGTACTGGGCGTGACCGTGAACGTCCGCTGCGCCGTGCCCTTCGCGTCGACCAGCCAGACCCGCTTCGCGCCGAGCGAGTAGACGATCCGCCGTCCCGCGCCGGAGGCCGCGGGAACCGGGGCCGGGGCGGGGGTCTTGTCCTTCGTGTCGTGCCGGTCCCGGTGGTCCTTGGGGGCCTGGTGGCTGCCCTGACGGGCCTGGCTGAGGGTGTCCGGGGCGGACGCCGAGGCCTGGTACCCGAGCACCCCGACCGCGACCAGGGCCGCCGCCGTCAGCGCGGTGACGATCGTGCTGCTCTTAGCGGGCACCGCTGTGCCACCTTTCCTCCCTCTCCCTGCCACCGGCGGGGAGCCCCGGTCCTGGACGCCGGGCTGCGTGCTGCTGACTACGGGGGCGACGGTAGCACCGGAACGGGGACCGCCCGCCGAGCCGTAGTCTTGAGGGCGTGCTGCTGCTAGCTCTTGACACCGCCACCCCCGCCGTCACCGTCGCGCTCCACGACGGATCCGGCGTCCTCGCCGAGTCCCGTCAGGTGGACGCCCGCCGGCACGGCGAACTGCTGCTGCCCGCCGTCGACCGGGTGCTGGCCGAGGCCGGCCACACGCTCGACGCGGTCAGCGACATCGTGGTCGGCGTGGGCCCGGGGCCCTACACCGGCCTGCGGGTCGGCCTGGTGACCGCCGCGACCTTCGGGGCGGTGCTCGGCGTCCCCGTCCACGGCCTGTGCACGCTGGACGGCCTCGCCCACGCCGCCGGGCTGACCGAGCCCTTCGTCGTGGCCACCGACGCCCGCCGCAAGGAGGTCTACTGGGCGCGCTACGAGCCCGGCACGACGCCCGGCCCGGCGACCCGGCTGACCGAGCCCGCCGTCGACCGCCCCGCCGACATCGCCGCCGAGGTGGCCGGCGTCCCCGCCGTGGGCGCGGGCGCGCTGCTCTACGACGAGGTGTTCACCGGCGTACGGCGCGACGGGCCCGAGCACCAGTCCGCCGCCGCGCTGGCCGCGCTGGCCGTGCAGAAGCTGGCGGCGGGCGAGGAGCTGCTGCCCCCGCAGCCGCTGTACCTGCGCCGCCCGGACGCCCAGGTCCCGGCCAACTACAAGGTGGTCACTCCCCGGTGAGCGTCCGCCCCTCGCCCGACCCGCGCCCCCCGGCGCCGCCGCCGGACGGCCCCGCCGACCGCGGCCTGGTGCTGCGCGAGATGCGCTGGTGGGACCTCGCGCCGGTGCTGGAGCTGGAACGGGAGCTGTTCCCCGAGGACGCCTGGTCGCCCGGCATGTTCTGGTCCGAGCTGGCCCACGCGCGCGGCCCGCACGCCAACCGCCGCTATCTCGTCGCCGAGCGGTCCCAGCGGCTGGTCGGCTACGGCGGACTGGCCGCCGTCGACGGCACCGGCGACATCCAGACCATCGCCACCGCCCGCGACCAGTGGGGCTCCGGCCTCGGCTCCCGGATGCTGACCGAACTCCTCGGCGCCGCCACCGACTTCGAGTGCCACGAGGTGCTGCTGGAGGTACGGGTCGACAACCTCCGCGCCCAGCGCCTCTACGAGCGTTTCGGCTTCGAGCCGGTCGGCTTCCGCCGCGGCTACTACCAGCCCGGCAACGTCGACGCCCTGGTGATGCGCCGCACCACCCAGACCTCCTCCGAAGCACCCCCCGTACAAGGAACTTGAGACTCATGGCTGACTCACGCGGCGGACCGCTCGTCCTCGGCATCGAGACCTCCTGCGACGAGACCGGTGTCGGCATCGTCCGCGGCCACACCCTCCTCGCGGACGCGGTCGCCTCCAGCGTCGACGAGCACGCCCGCTTCGGAGGGGTGGTGCCGGAGGTGGCCTCGCGCGCCCACCTGGAGGCGATGGTCCCCACCATCCAGCGCGCCCTGAAGGACGCCGGCGTCGCCGCCTCCGACCTGGACGGGATCGCGGTCACCGCCGGACCGGGCCTGGCCGGCGCGCTGCTGGTCGGCGTCTCGGCCGCCAAGGCGTACGCCTACGCCCTCGGCAAGCCGCTCTACGGCGTCAACCACCTCGCCTCGCACATCTGCGTCGACCAGCTGGAGCACGGCCCGCTGCCGGAGCCGACCATGGCGCTCCTGGTGTCCGGCGGCCACTCCTCCCTGCTGCTCGCTCCCGACATCACCGCCGACGTACGCCCCCTGGGCTCGACGATCGACGACGCGGCCGGCGAGGCCTTCGACAAGATCGCGCGGGTCCTCCACCTCGGCTTCCCCGGCGGCCCGGTCATCGACCGCTACGCACGCGAGGGCAACCCCGACGCGATCCGCTTCCCGCGCGGACTGACCGGTCCCCGCGACCCGGTCTACGACTTCTCCTTCTCCGGCCTGAAGACGGCGGTCGCCCGCTGGATCGAGGCCAAGCGGGCGGCCGGTGAGGAGGTGCCGGTGGCGGACGTCTCGGCGTCCTTCCAGGAGGCCGTGGTGGACGTGCTGACCCGTAAGGCCGTCCGGGCCTGCAAGGACAACGGCGTGGACCACCTGATGATCGGCGGCGGGGTGGCGGCCAACTCCCGGCTGCGGGCGATGGCCCAGCGCCGCTGCGAGGACGCCGGCATCACCCTGCGGGTGCCGCGGCCCAAGCTGTGCACCGACAACGGCGCGATGGTCGCCGCCCTGGGCGCGGAGATGGTGGCGCGCGGCCGCGCGGCCTCCGACTGGGACCTGTCCGCGGACTCGTCGCTGCCGGTCACCGAGCCACACGTCCCCGGCGAGGCGTCCGCCGACCCGGAAGCGCACGAGCACGGCCATGAGCCCGGCCATGGCCACGATCACGACCATGTCCACGAGGTGAGCAAGCACAACCTCTACTCCTGAGAGGGCGCGGCCGCCGCCGGGACTTCGTTTGTCGTTCTTCGCGCGCTGTTGCCTCCCCCCGCCCGGCGCGTGGCCCGAGGTCTTACCCTGGCAACCAGCACCGGGCGCGCACGTGGGGAGGCGGCAGGCTGTGGACTGGTTCTGGTGGGTCTTCATCTTCTTCATGGCGGGCGGATTCGCGAAGGTCGCCGACACCGCCCGGACGGCGCTGCGCACCCGGCACGAACGGAAGATGGAGCGGCTGGAGTCCGCGCGCCAGGAGCGCCAGGCACTCGCCGCCGCCCACAAACAGCCGGAGCCGGTGTGCGGTTGCACCCACCACCTCGCCAAGCACGACAAGCGGGGCAAGTGCCATGAGCGGGTCGAGGTGGCGGTGGTCTGGGACGAGGACCACCGGCCGGTGCAGTACGAAGCCGGGCAGTGCACCTGCCAGCAGTACATCGGCCCGCAGCCGCTCTCCCAGATCTACGCCGAGGACCTCACCGACCTGGCGTGACCGGCTCCCGGGGGTCCTCCGCGGCCGGCCGGCCCAGCAGCATCGAGGGGGCGCCGCCGACCCGGGTGAGGAAGATCGTGCAGGAGTTGCGGCCGCCGCCCAGCTTCAGCTTCTTGCGCAGCTCCTCGGGCTCCACCGCGGAACCCCGCTTCTTGATCACCGCGATCCCGACCTCGCGCTCGCGCAACAGGGCCTTGAGCTTCTTGACGTTGAACGGCAGCACATCGGTGAGCGCGTAGGCGGTCGCGTACGGCGTGGCCGTCAGCCGGTCCGCGGTGATGTACGCGATGGTCGGATCGATCAGCCGGCCGTCGAGCTGCCGGGCGACGTCCGCGACCAGGTGGGCCCGGATCACCGCGCCGTCCGGTTCGTACAGCCAGTCCCCGACCGGCCCCACGGGGGCACGGTCCGCCTCGTCTGAGGCGGGCGGGTCCGGCCGCGCCGCGCCCAGCAGTGAGTGGCCGGCCGGCAGCAGGGTGGCGCGGCGGCCGCCCGGGACCGGGCCGTCGGCGCCCTGCGAGGCCGGCCCGAACCACACCACGGCCTCCTTGACGTCGCCCCCGTCCGAGATCCACTCCGTCTCGGCGTCCCCGGGCAGGGCGTCGTGCGGGACGCCGGGCGCGATCTTCAACGCCGCGCACGGTGCCGCACGGGCCGCCTCGACGGCCCACGACAGCGGCGGCGCGTACGCCTCCGGGTCGAAGATGCGCCCACCCGTCGCCCGGCCACCACCCCTGCCCGAGGCGCTGCGCGCCGCCCCTCTTGCCGGGGCCTTGCTGCGCCGTGCCGGATCGACGAAGACCGCGTCATATCCCGCGGTGTCCACCTCGGTCACGTCCGCGCAGCGCACCTCGATCAGCCCGGCGAGTCCCAGTGCCTCGGCGTTGGCCCGGGCCGCCGCGCAGGCCAGCGGATCGCGGTCGACGGCCAGCACCCGGATCCCGGCCCGGGCCAGCGCCAGCGCGTCACCGCCGATGCCGCAGCACAGATCGGCCAGCGTACGGACGCCCAGCGCGGCGAAGCGGGCTGCGCGGTGGGCGGCGACGGTGGTGCGGGTGGACTGCTCGACGCCGTTCGGCGTGAAGTACATCAGCCGCGCGTCCGCCCCGAACTTCGCCGCCGCGCGCTGGCGCAGCCGGGCCTGGCCGAGGGCGGCGGAGACCAGCGGCGCGGGGTGGTCGCGGCGCAGCCGGGTGGCTGCCGCCAGCTCGTCCGCCGGGTCGTGATCCCGCAACTCGGCAAGCAGAGCCTGTCCCTCCGGGGCGAGCAGGCTGACGAAAGTGTCGAGGTCATTCACGGTGTCATTGTCTCCCCACGTTGTTGTCTTTCCCGCCGTGGGGGTCCGCTGCGCTTTTGCTTTCTTCCCGCGTTGTTGGCTGTCCCGCCGTGGTGGTTTCTCGCCGTTGCGCCTGCGGCGGGCGGGTGGGTGTGGGGTGCGGTGACGGGCCTCCGGGGGTGGGTGTTCGGACTGCTTCGCTTTACGTCCGAACACCCACCCCCTCCGGCCCGTCCCCTCCCGTGGGGGAGTACGTGAAGGTGGGTGGGGGCGGGCCGTGGATGTTCGTTTCGGTACGACCTGTCAGGCGCGCTGGACCAGCTGGGGCCACCCCCACTGGCCTTTTCCCCTTCCCACAACGGGAGGGGGCGGGCCGGAGGGGCCGGTGTGTGGGACGTAAAGCGAAGCAGTCCCACACACCGGCCCCGGAGGTCCGTCACCGCACCCCGACAGCCCCGCGCAGCGGACCCCCGCCCGCCGCAGGCGCAACGGCGGGAAAGCCAAAATCGGGCCGAGGCAAAGCGCAGCGGACAGGCAACGGCGAGCGCACCGCGAAGCGGGCGAAACACGGCGAGAAACCCCACGGCGGGAAAGTCAAAAACGTGGGGGAACTACGCCGGCTCCCGCCGGCGCTGCGCATGGTCGCTGATGCGCAGGAGCAGTGCCACCATCACCCAGTTCGCGACGAGTGAGGAGCCGCCCTTGGCCAGGAACGGCAGGGCCTTGCCGGTCAGTGGGATCAGCCCGGTGACCCCGCCGGCGACGACGAAGACCTGGAGCAGCAGCGCCCCGGAGAGCCCGACCGCCAGCAGCTTGCCGAACGGGTCGCGTGCGGTCAGGGCGACCCGCATCCCGCGCTGGGCCAGCAGCACGTACAGCATCAGGACGCCCATCACCCCGGCCAGGCCCAGCTCCTCGCCGACGGTGGTGAGGATGAAGTCGCTGTTGCCGGCGAAGCCGATCAGCTCGGGGTGGCCCTGGCCCAGGCCGCTGCCCGAGATGCCGCCGCTGCCGAAGCTGAACAGCGCCTGCGCGGCCTGGTCGGAGATCAGCCCCGGCGGCCGCTGCCCCTTGGGCAGGAAGATGTCCATCGGGTGCAGCCAGGCCATGATCCGGCCCTTGACGTGTGGTTCCGTCGAGCCGACGACGGTGGCCCCGACCACGGCCATGGCGAGGCCGCAGAGCACCCAACTGGTGCGCTCGGTCGCCATGTAGAGCATGATCACGAAGACCCCGAAGAAGATCAGCGAGGTGCCCAGGTCCCGTTCGAAGACCAGCACCAGCAGACTGATCACCCAGATCGTGAAGATCGGCGCGAGCTGCCGTCCCGGGGGCAGCTGGACGCCCAGGACCCGCCGTCCGGCCAGCGCCAGCGCATCGCGGTTGACGGTGAGATAGCCCGCGAAGAACACCGAGATCATGATCTTCACGAACTCGCCGGGCTGCAGCGACAGCGGGCCGAGCAGGATCCAGCGCTTGGCGCCGTACATGTCGGCGCCGAAGAAGGCCGGCGCCATCAGCAGCACCAGGGCGACCACCATCGTCAGATAGATGTAGCGCTGCAGAATGCGGTGGTCGCGCAGCACCAGCAGGATGACGATGCAGGTCGCCACCCCGATCACCGTCCACACCAGCTGACCGCTCGCCGCCTCGGCGATCTTCAGCCGGGGCGTTTGCGCATAGGTGACGTCCAGACGGTGCAGCAGCACCAGGCCGATCCCGGTCAGCAGCGTGGCCAGCGGCAGGATCAGCGGATCGGCGCGCGGCGCGTAGCGGCGCAGCACCAGGTGCGGGACCAGCGCCACGAACAACATGCTGACGGCGAAGCCGGTCAGCCCGCCGGGCAGCCGGCCGGTCATCGACAGTCCGGTGTAGGCGTAGCCGAAGTCCGCGATCAGGACGACGAGGACGAGCAGCCACGCCTCGGTCCGCCGGCGGTCCGGTGCCTGGGCCAGCGCGGCGAACGTCATGGTGCGTTCGGCGTCGCTCTCCGGCCGCCCGGCAGCCCGGGGAACGCTGGTCAGTCCACGCACGGGAGTCCTCCGCCATCGGTCGTCGAGGCCGCCGGCCGTCCGGGAGTGCGCCCGGTTCGCCGGTTCGGCAGCCGGGGAGGTAGACGAGGCAGCCGGTGACGTGGTTGCGAGGGAAGGGAAGGTGTGTCCGATTTGACGGAAACCGGTCGGAGCGAGGCCCCGAACCCGCCCGGATCCCGCCCCAGATGGGCCGCAAACGGGCGCCGGGAGTCGCGTCTTCGCGGGGCGGGTCAACCGGTGACGGCGGAACCTCCCCCCGCCGCGCTGGCACTCCGCTTGACCGAGTGCTAACCGCGTCATAGTCTCGGCGTTGGCACTCTCCAGTGGGGAGTGCCAGACATACAGCGACGGGCAGGTCCGGCACCCGCGACGACGGATCGACCTGGTCGCCACCTCAGACAGTTAACCCCGTGAGATCTCCGAAGGGGGAGGTCGGATCGTGACGACCGCCAGCTCCAAGGTTGCCATCAAGCCGCTCGAGGACCGCATTGTGGTCCAGCCGCTCGACGCCGAGCAGACCACGGCTTCAGGCCTGGTTATTCCGGACACCGCCAAGGAGAAGCCCCAGGAGGGCGTCGTCCTGGCCGTGGGCCCGGGCCGTGTCGAAGACGGAAAGCGCGTCGAGCTCGACGTCACCGTCGGCGACGTCGTTCTCTACAGCAAGTACGGCGGCACCGAGGTGAAGTACAACAACGAGGAGTACCTCGTTCTCTCGGCTCGCGACGTTCTCGCGATCGTCGAGAAGTAAGTCACCAGATTTGCCGTGATCTGCGCCCCTGGTTCCCGCGTCTAAACAACCCGGGGCAGGGGCGCAGTTCGTTTGAGCGACAGCGGTCCCCACTGCGTGGCCGAGGATCGCAATGAGAGGACTTGAAGCAACCCATGGCGAAGATCCTGAAGTTCGACGAGGACGCCCGTCGCGCCCTTGAGCGCGGCGTCAACAAGCTTGCCGACACCGTCAAGGTGACGATCGGCCCCAAGGGCCGCAACGTCGTCATCGACAAGAAGTTCGGTGCCCCGACCATCACCAACGACGGTGTCACCATCGCCCGTGAGGTCGAGGTCGACGACCCGTACGAGAACCTTGGCGCCCAGCTCGTCAAGGAGGTGGCGACCAAGACCAACGACATCGCGGGTGACGGCACCACCACCGCCACCGTGCTGGCCCAGGCGCTGGTCCGCGAGGGCCTGCGCAACGTCGCCGCGGGCGCCTCCCCGGCCGCGCTCAAGAAGGGCATCGACGCCGCCGTCAAGGCCGTGTCCGACGAGCTCCTCGCGACCGCCCGCCCGATCGACGACAAGTCCGACATCGCCGCCGTGGCCGGCCTGTCCGCCCAGGACAAGCAGGTCGGCGAGCTCATCGCCGAGGCGATGGACAAGGTCGGCAAGGACGGTGTCATCACCGTCGAGGAGTCCAACACCTTCGGCCTGGAGCTCGACTTCACCGAGGGCATGGCCTTCGACAAGGGCTACCTCTCGCCGTACATGGTCACCGACCAGGAGCGTATGGAGGCCGTCCTCGAGGACCCGTACATCCTGATCCACCAGGGCAAGATCGCCTCGATCCAGGACCTGCTGCCGCTGCTGGAGAAGGTCATCCAGGCCGGCGCCTCCAAGCCGCTGCTGATCATCGCCGAGGACGTCGAGGGCGAGGCCCTGTCGACCCTCGTCGTCAACAAGATTCGTGGCACCTTCAACGCCGTGGCCGTCAAGGCCCCCGGCTTCGGTGACCGCCGCAAGGCCATGCTCGGCGACATCGCCACCCTCACCGGTGCCACCGTCATCGCCGAGGAGGTCGGCCTCAAGCTCGACCAGGCCGGTCTGGACGTGCTCGGCACCGCCCGCCGCGTGACCGTCACCAAGGACGACACCACCATCGTCGACGGTGGCGGCAAGTCCGACGACGTCACCGGTCGCGTCGCGCAGATCAAGGCCGAGATCGAGTCCACCGACTCCGACTGGGACCGCGAGAAGCTCCAGGAGCGCCTCGCCAAGCTCGCCGGTGGCGTCTGCGTCATCCGCGTGGGTGCGGCCACCGAGGTCGAGCTCAAGGAGAAGAAGCACCGTCTGGAGGACGCCATCTCCGCGACCCGCGCCGCGGTCGAGGAGGGCATCGTCTCCGGTGGTGGCTCCGCTCTGGTCCACGCCGCCAAGGTGCTGGAAGGCTCCCTCGGCAAGGAGGGCGACGAGGCCACCGGTGTCGCCGTAGTCCGCCGCGCCGTCGTCGAGCCGCTGCGCTGGATCGCGGAGAACGCCGGCCTCGAGGGCTACGTCATCACCGCGAAGGTCGCCGAGCTGGACAAGGGCAACGGCTTCAACGCCGCCACCGGCGAGTACGGCGACCTGGTCAAGGCCGGCGTCATCGACCCGGTCAAGGTCACCCGCTCCGCCCTGGAGAACGCCGCGTCGATCGCGTCGCTGCTGCTGACGACCGAGACCCTGGTCGTCGAGAAGCCCGCCGAGGACGACTCGGCCGATGCCGGCCACGGCCACGGGCACTCGCACTGACGTGAGCTGACACGGTGACGGTGGGCCTGCGGGCCTGCCGTGGACCGTCCACCGAAGACCCGGTTTCCGCTTTGGCGGGGGCTGGGTCTTCGTGTTTTTCGGGTTTTTCGTTATTTCGGGGGTTTCGGGGGCGTTCCGGGCTTCCCGGGGGTGTTCGGGGTCTTCGGGGAGGGGGCCGTGGCTCTGTTCCCGGGGGCGGCCTCGGATCTCGGGGGTCCGGTCCCGGGGGTGGTGTCTTCCGTCGCTCGTCCCTGGGTGTGTTGTTTCCCCGCCGCCCACCCCCTGGGCGTGTTGTTTCCCCGCCGCCCACCCCCCTTCGGGGGGTGGGCGGGTCTGGAGGGGAGCCCCACGGCCCGTCGTGCTCATGTCGAACGGCGCACGCGGCCCGTTGCGCTATGCCGAGCGGTGCAGATGCTCCGGCAGTACGGGGTCGCTGAAGGGGCGGCCGTGTGCGTAGCGTTCGAGTTCGTCGAGGGCGTGGTCGGCCAGGCGGTGGAGTTCGGTGCCCAGGGAGCCCGCCACGTGGGGGGTCAGCAGGACGTTCGGGAGGTCCCACAACGGTGAGCCGGGCGGCGGGAGTTCGGGCTCGGTGACGTCGAGGACGGCGTGCAGACGGCCGCTGACCAGCTCGGGGAGCAGCGCGTCCGGGTCGACCAGGGAGCCGCGGGCGGTGTTGATCAGCGTGGCGCCGTCGGGCATCCGGGCCAGTTCGGGTGCGCCGAGCAGATGGCGGGTGGCGGGGAGCTGCGGGGCGTGCACGGTGACGAGGTCGCTGCCGGCGCAGAGCGCGTCGAGCGGGACCGGTGTCACGCCGAGCCGGGCGGCTTCGTCGGCGTCCACGTACGGGTCGTACAGCAGCACGCGCAGGTCGAACGGGCGCAGCAGCGCGATGACGCGGCGTCCGATGCGGGAGGCGCCGATGACGCCGACGGTGCGGTGGTGGTTGCCGGCGCCGTCGAGTTCGTGCGGCCAGTCGTGCGGTGCGCGCAGGCCCCGGTAGCGGTGGGCGGAGTGCAGCACGCGCTTGTTGGCGAAGAGGATCGCGGCGAGCGTGTACTCGGCGACCGGGAGTGCGTTGGCGGCGGCGGCCGAGCTGACGGCGATACCGCGCTCCCAGCAGGCGTCGGTGAGGTGGTGCCGTACCGAGCCGGCGGCGTGGATGACGGCGCGCAGCCGGGGCGCCGCGGCCAGGACGGCGCGGGTGAGCGGCGGGGCGCCCCAACAGGTGAGAAGGACCTCGGCCTCGGCGAGGGCGGCGGCGACCGCGGGGGTGGGGCCGGTCAGGTCGTGGGCGACGAGTGACGGGTCGGTACGGGCCAGGGCCGTCAGGCGGGTGCGATGGCGGGTATCGAGCAGCCGGCCGGCGACGCCGGGCTCCATCGACAGCAGCAGGGCGGGCCGGGCAGGAGGGTTTTCCACAGGTCCGGCGGCGTGGTCAGGGGTCGGGTGCATAGTGAGGAACGTGCTCCTTCGCGGTCGCCCGTCAGTGCGCGTCACCTGCCGCCACCGGTGGCGGGAGCGGCACCTCCAGTGTGTCGCCGCGGGGCCGGCGGTGGCGACCGTCGGGAGTGGACGGCGAGGAGCGGACCGGTGCCGAAGGGGAGGGGGTGGAGGAGTGCGGGAGTGGGGGAGTGAAGGGCGCAGGAGGAAGGGAAAGCGAGGGCCGGACGCCCGATTGACGTGTGGTCAGTCGCGGCTGAAGGATGCCGGCACCCGGCCACCGCCCACCGCGTCAGGGGGAGCCATGACCCAGCCGCAGCCCGAGCCGCAGCCCGAACCTCCCGCCGCGCGCCGCCGGCCTCCTCCGTGCCACCCGCCCTGGGCGCTGCCGCCCGAGGACCGCCGCCGCAGTCCGTACACCGGCTGGACCCGGGCCCACTGGGAGGCGACGGCCGACGCCCTGCTGCGGGCCACCGCCCGCCATGCCTCCCCGCGCCACGGCCTGATCGTCCTCCCCGGAGCCCGCCCCAGCTCCTCCGGTCCCCGCTCGGACGGCCTCGAAGGCTTCGCCCGTACGTTCCTGCTCGCCGCGCTCCGCGTGGCCGGCGACGACGGCCACGACCCGCACGGCCACCTCCCCCGTTACGCCGAAGGTCTCGCCGCGGGCACCCGAAGGCCCGGCGGCGCACGCGAACTGACCCCCGCCGATCCGGATTCCTGGCCCCGCATCGACACCGTCCGCCAGGCCCGTGTCGAGGCCGCCTCGC belongs to Streptomyces sp. NBC_01454 and includes:
- a CDS encoding hydroxyacid dehydrogenase produces the protein MHPTPDHAAGPVENPPARPALLLSMEPGVAGRLLDTRHRTRLTALARTDPSLVAHDLTGPTPAVAAALAEAEVLLTCWGAPPLTRAVLAAAPRLRAVIHAAGSVRHHLTDACWERGIAVSSAAAANALPVAEYTLAAILFANKRVLHSAHRYRGLRAPHDWPHELDGAGNHHRTVGVIGASRIGRRVIALLRPFDLRVLLYDPYVDADEAARLGVTPVPLDALCAGSDLVTVHAPQLPATRHLLGAPELARMPDGATLINTARGSLVDPDALLPELVSGRLHAVLDVTEPELPPPGSPLWDLPNVLLTPHVAGSLGTELHRLADHALDELERYAHGRPFSDPVLPEHLHRSA
- the groL gene encoding chaperonin GroEL (60 kDa chaperone family; promotes refolding of misfolded polypeptides especially under stressful conditions; forms two stacked rings of heptamers to form a barrel-shaped 14mer; ends can be capped by GroES; misfolded proteins enter the barrel where they are refolded when GroES binds), whose amino-acid sequence is MAKILKFDEDARRALERGVNKLADTVKVTIGPKGRNVVIDKKFGAPTITNDGVTIAREVEVDDPYENLGAQLVKEVATKTNDIAGDGTTTATVLAQALVREGLRNVAAGASPAALKKGIDAAVKAVSDELLATARPIDDKSDIAAVAGLSAQDKQVGELIAEAMDKVGKDGVITVEESNTFGLELDFTEGMAFDKGYLSPYMVTDQERMEAVLEDPYILIHQGKIASIQDLLPLLEKVIQAGASKPLLIIAEDVEGEALSTLVVNKIRGTFNAVAVKAPGFGDRRKAMLGDIATLTGATVIAEEVGLKLDQAGLDVLGTARRVTVTKDDTTIVDGGGKSDDVTGRVAQIKAEIESTDSDWDREKLQERLAKLAGGVCVIRVGAATEVELKEKKHRLEDAISATRAAVEEGIVSGGGSALVHAAKVLEGSLGKEGDEATGVAVVRRAVVEPLRWIAENAGLEGYVITAKVAELDKGNGFNAATGEYGDLVKAGVIDPVKVTRSALENAASIASLLLTTETLVVEKPAEDDSADAGHGHGHSH